The genomic stretch GGCCCTTGCGTTTCAGTGCCACCAGTCTTTCCTCATAGGAAGTCCCGGCCCGCACATGGATCGTCAGCCCCTCCAGATCACCAATGTTTTTTATTCCAGTGTTTTTTTTGTGGATGACGACCATCTGCTGAACGGGGAGGTACCCTTTTGCAAAATCCGCCACTCTTTCCCTGGAAGGTATTTTGGTCATTCCGGCCGCCACGAAATCCACGGACCCATTGCTCAGCAAGGGGAGAATCTGATTCCAGGATTCAGCCACTTTCACTTTCAAATCAACGCCCAGAAAATCGGCAAAGGCCTTTGCAAGGTCGTATTCAAAACCCATGTTCTGATCGCGGTATGAATAATAGCAATGTGCGTTGTTGCGGGTTACCATGGTAACTGTCCCTGATTTTCGGATTTCCTCCAGCGCCATATCGCGAGAACAGGCAGCCGAAAAAAGAGGACCGACAAGCAGAAGAGCAAAAAGCGCCTTCAAAGTTGGGAGTGCATTTTTTCCGAATTTCATCACTGCAGTTTAACCGTGACGTAATACTGCTGACTGCCTCGCTGTATCAGGAAGACCGCTGATTCCTTGAGCCGATACTTGATCACGGCCTTCTTGAAATCATTCAGGTCTTTTACCACCACATCGTTGATCCTGCGGATGACATCACCGCTTCGCGCGCCGATTCTATCCAGATACGAGCCTGAGCGCAGTTCGGTTACCATTACCCCGTCTTTTGCTGCTATCCTAAATCTGAGACGCAGAATTGTGGATATCTCCTGCATTCGTACACCAAGAAACTCATATGCCCATTCTTCGGCCAGCTCTTCAGGGAATGTGCGGGAACGAACCTGAATGACATGAGATTCGTCATCCTTCCACACCGTTAATGGAATTACGTCTTCCGCGGCAAAATTTCTGATCAAGGCGAGGTAGGTCTCTTTGGAAGTCACTCGCTTCCTCCCGACGGCAGTCACCACATGGCCAGGTCGAAGACCTGCTTCATAGGCAGGGCTGTCTTTTGTAACATCAGACACGAGAACGCCCTTTCCCTGTGGCGTCTTGAAGTAGCGCGTAAGCCTCAGGTCAAGATCCTGGACGGATAGACCGAGCCAAGCGATGTGCACCTCGCCGTATTTTATGAGATCATCCATGACCCGCCTGGCCTTATTGATGGGTATGGCAAAACCTATCCCCTGGGCCTTTGAATAGATAGCGGTGTTGATCCCGATGAGGTCGCCGTTGATGTTTAGAATGGGGCCCCCGCTGTTGCCAGGATTGATGGAAGCGTCGGTCTGTATAAAATCCCTATAGGTACGGTCCTCTGCCTGAACAGAACGGTTCAACGCACTTATGACGCCCGTAGTTACTGTGTGGGAAAACCCGAATGGATTGCCAATAGCAATGACGGTTTCTCCAATCATAAGGTCATCAGAATTGCCCATCTCAATGGCCGGCAATGTTTCATCGGATTGTATTTTCAAGACAGCCAAGTCAAAATCCGGCGCCGCCCCCACCAGTTCGGCTTGAAACTCCCGCTCATCTCTAAGCACCACCTTGATCTCAGTGCTTCTCGCGATCACGTGCTCGTTGGTCAGTATGTAGCCCCGTTCTCCGTCAATGATCACTCCTGAGCCCAGGCTGGTTCCTTTGTAACGCCGCCGGTAACGGGGTTCAAAGAAATCCCTGAAAAAAGAATCAAAGAAGGGATCAACGCGAGAATCAAAGAAGGGATTGGAGCGCTGAGCTACTTCATATTCGCTGCTAATATTAACTACGGCCAGACTAACCTTCCTCACAGCCTTAACAACTGCACTTTCTCGCGAATAAGAAGCAGACCAGCAGTCGCCCGATATCGCGATAACCATGCCTAGAACCATGAAAAGGACTGCAAGCTTAGGACAACGACGTCGAAAGTCATTCATCTGAAGAGACACCTCTTTCATCTCAAACCTTTGCTATCGTCACTTGACAGACTATCTTGAGTCGCTACAATAAGCGACACGATACGTAGCGTCAAAAGGGGGATCTTTCAAAGAAGATCTCCCTTTATCGCTGTGAAGAGATTGATAACAGGGAAACCATGAGCCGTCAATCCTTGGAAGATATATTGCCACTCGTTCGCCATTCGAGCCATTACCTGGGCTCGGAAGTCAACGCTATCCGAAAGGACCCGGGGCAGGTGCGGCTCCGAGTCGCTCTGGCCTTTCCAGACCTCTACGAGGTGGGAATGTCTCATGTGGGCATTCAAATACTATACCATATTCTGAATGCCCAAAAAGGCATAGCAGCGGAAAGGGTGTTTGCCCCGGGTCTTGATCTGGAAGCCGAGCTTCGGGCCACCCACACTTCCTTATGCTCCCTTGAAACGCATACCCCCCTTTCAGATTTTGACATCATAGGCTTCAGCCTGTTGTATGAGCTTAATTTTACAAATATTTTAAGCATGTTAGGCCTATCGGACATTCCGTTTTATTCAAGAAACCGTGGAAATTCGCATCCTTTTGTGCTGGGCGGTGGCCCCTGCACGTTCAATCCAGAGCCTCTGGCCGACTTTTTCGACGCCATAGTCATAGGAGATGGTGAAGAAGTGGTGGTTGAGCTGGTAGAGTTATTACTGGAATGGAAAGAGGGGGGAGGAAACGATCGGCAAAAACTTCTTGAACGGTGGTCGAGGTTACAGGGCGTTTATGTCCCTTCTTTTTTTAGACCAGATTGGGACTCCATGGGTTTGCAGGCGCTCACGCCCCGATTTTCCAGCCATAACACTGTGCATAAGGCCCTCGTTTGCGATCTCAACAAGGTCCCGTATCCGGATCGTCCTGTGATAGGCTTTGGAAAACCCATCCACGACAGGCTCAGCCTGGAGATCTGCCGTGGATGCA from Deltaproteobacteria bacterium encodes the following:
- a CDS encoding Do family serine endopeptidase, which translates into the protein MNDFRRRCPKLAVLFMVLGMVIAISGDCWSASYSRESAVVKAVRKVSLAVVNISSEYEVAQRSNPFFDSRVDPFFDSFFRDFFEPRYRRRYKGTSLGSGVIIDGERGYILTNEHVIARSTEIKVVLRDEREFQAELVGAAPDFDLAVLKIQSDETLPAIEMGNSDDLMIGETVIAIGNPFGFSHTVTTGVISALNRSVQAEDRTYRDFIQTDASINPGNSGGPILNINGDLIGINTAIYSKAQGIGFAIPINKARRVMDDLIKYGEVHIAWLGLSVQDLDLRLTRYFKTPQGKGVLVSDVTKDSPAYEAGLRPGHVVTAVGRKRVTSKETYLALIRNFAAEDVIPLTVWKDDESHVIQVRSRTFPEELAEEWAYEFLGVRMQEISTILRLRFRIAAKDGVMVTELRSGSYLDRIGARSGDVIRRINDVVVKDLNDFKKAVIKYRLKESAVFLIQRGSQQYYVTVKLQ